ttaagtgaTCATATTTTCAGAATCAGACAGTCTTGGAAGTTGTGCGGTCTTGTTTTCGGGAACATAACGCTCATGATCTAGAAACGCAGTATCAAAGGTCTCTCTGCGCTATAGAAATGAAATCGTTCATGTTTGCCGCTGTCAACTCGGAATCTTGTATAAGACGTACTGATATATCGTTAAACTTTAATCCAACACAATTTTGCGATCCACTTGGAGACAGAAATATACATTGGCCTTTAGCGCCTCTCGACGAGAGTAATAATACTGTGATAATGGTAACGGCACGATTAGATGCGTCGTCATTATTCGATGACTTATCACCCGGCGCGGGTAATGTCGTAACAGGACTGGTTACATTTCTCGCCACTGCATATTACTTGAATCTCTTGAACGCCACAGTCGATAGTAAGTGTCGGTTCTTTTTCACAATTGTAATGTCATGCGTGTGCAATatccatatatttatttctcttatatttcCAGAGACAAATGTTGTATTTTCATTGCTGAACGGGGAGGCATTTGATTACATAGGATCTAGTCGTATGGTATATGATTTGAAGCAGAACAACTTTAACGCTCTCGGCGGAGTCAACTTGAAATTGGACGATATCAAGAGCATAATCGAATTCGGTCAGTTGAGTAAAGGAGAGACATTCCTTCACAGCAACGGCAAAGACGATATGATAAATCGCTTGCAGAAGGCACTCAACGCAACCTCTATTAAAAACAGCGTTCCACCCACGTCTGTGCAGAGTTTCCTGGAAGCAAAACCGAATCTAACGACCGTTGTTATAAGCAATCACGGAGAGCAATTTGTGAATCGTTACTACAACGGTATCTTGGACGATGCAGAAAGTCTTAATTATAACAGGTAACTATTATAACTCGTTTGATCCTAACGGGATAATTTCGCATCgttgagatttttttctgtgtcATGTTTTAGAAACGACAGCACGCTTCCATCGCATTTAGCGAAAATCGCTATTCAGGTTGCTAATGAGCTTTACCAGACAGTGACGGGTGAGCTGGCACCGCgaaccgccgccgccgccgacctATCGACATCGGTGGAAGATCTTATCGCGGAAATGCTGTATTGTTATTTGGAAACTGCCAAGTGCGATCTGTTTTACGCTGCTTCAACACCCGGCACTAAATTGATCAATCAGGTTTTGTCGATGTACGTCGGTGTGTACAGAGCACCTAATTTAGCGACAACTTTAACGGGCCAGCTTTTAGTCTACCTGACCGGCGAGAAACTTTCGGAAATGAACGAAACAACATGCCATGCAAATCGCCTGAGTTGGTTGGGCGGAAACAATTTTACGGGATTATGCATAAATTCAACAGTTAATTATAGCACGGCTGTGAGTCC
This DNA window, taken from Linepithema humile isolate Giens D197 chromosome 7, Lhum_UNIL_v1.0, whole genome shotgun sequence, encodes the following:
- the Nct gene encoding nicastrin encodes the protein MAAKTWKYVLVFIIINSVAAERIKDMIYMPLEGVAACFRRHNGTHQFGCSSNRLGSVGVVHLIDADEDITWIERNATAGPYTVVLPFKMFTKERLVRLRNTNNINGVLLTRNISYTVSNYSPDDACPNRYSGYKKCNDAHPWNPFGSALLMEDWPFPMFYTENQTVLEVVRSCFREHNAHDLETQYQRSLCAIEMKSFMFAAVNSESCIRRTDISLNFNPTQFCDPLGDRNIHWPLAPLDESNNTVIMVTARLDASSLFDDLSPGAGNVVTGLVTFLATAYYLNLLNATVDKTNVVFSLLNGEAFDYIGSSRMVYDLKQNNFNALGGVNLKLDDIKSIIEFGQLSKGETFLHSNGKDDMINRLQKALNATSIKNSVPPTSVQSFLEAKPNLTTVVISNHGEQFVNRYYNGILDDAESLNYNRNDSTLPSHLAKIAIQVANELYQTVTGELAPRTAAAADLSTSVEDLIAEMLYCYLETAKCDLFYAASTPGTKLINQVLSMYVGVYRAPNLATTLTGQLLVYLTGEKLSEMNETTCHANRLSWLGGNNFTGLCINSTVNYSTAVSPAFIIEGYNMKSGVYSTWTESTWQTLKVRMFLKPSAATERLSIILGSLVATSSFALVWFINNRADVLFNSRRTVDC